TAACTTCTCCTTTATGATTAACTTAAAAGGTAGATACATGAGCATTAGGCCTTTATTCATTATGTTACAGGTGGATATAAAACCAAATCCTATATTTCACGTAAAATATATTTCTATACCACTCTACTTGGATGAATGCAAAACTTAACAAAAGCAAGTCTGGATCTGGTCAAGTAAACGGAAAACTTTGCTTAAACTTAACAGTGTAACTAATCATGAATGCATAAAAAATAGATAACAGACCATCTTTAATCTGCGTAGCTCTCTCCTTGCAATCCTCCCCCTCCAACCACATTGTGTGGTAACTGTTGCCTTCGATAATTTTTTATAGCGTTTATACTCTCTATGACCACGCCATTTGGCCTACAAGCACTAACTCATATCAGAACAAAGTCAAAACATTTAAATATATAAGGCGAACATGAATACCAGTTACTGACTTCTAATTTAGTAGCTGCCTTGTGTCGCCTCCTGTATCTGAATTCATAACGGGCAGCCATAGCTCTCATACCTGCCTGGATGAGCACAACTGCGTGTTGGAGTCTCGTATAAGAGGACCTTATCGTGTATCGCCGGAAATTCGTCTGGATTTTAGTTGAGACGGCTTTTTTTCtcatatcttcatatatcttagcAGCAAGTTTTCCTAACAGACAGTGACATTACAGAGAATGCTATTAAGAAAGCATAATACAGGAACAGGTCATGCAAAAGAAAGAGAAATGGAGTATCTGTATCATGATTAACAGGGTTGTAGAACTCGGACAAACTCATCAAGTGCTCGACGAGTACTCGGTTACAAGTTCGGGCCGAGTACTCGGTCAACCCTCAGATAACCCTCGGTCAACAGGGATTACTCAGAACATCGGTCAAAACTcagtcaaaatcggtcaaagtcagaCTTGGTCAACATTCGATTACTCCCCGAGTTACCGATTACTCCCTAAAATTCCCGACCGAGTACTCCTAAGTagtgatttttgcaaccttgatgATTAGCAAATATTGCCAGAACTTCATTTATGTAGTAAGGAATATATTTTAGACAACTTTTTACTGAAAAAAACAAACCTCTGCATAAAGTTTGCAAGGCAACTGCAAGATTTGCCATAGCAAGAAAACGTTTCCTGATGCTAAAACTTCTTGTCATTCTTTGAATAACAATAACTGCATTAGTAATCCTTTCGGCTCTCCGTGCATCTAATGCAGCCATATGACCAGCTCTGAGAAAAACTTTCGTTTTTCCAATCTGCCAGctcatatatattatatacactTTATAAGTATGAACTAATAACTAACTATAGGCTAAAGAGTAAATTTAACATTAATTATAGCTTGCTTGTACTTATGACAAGAATATCAAATTAGAATATTTTGACAAGATCCCATCAAAAACAACAGATATGTGATTACCTGATACCCGCGGATCCCCGCCTTATCCAGAATCTTTCTACATGCATCTTTCCTATCGTAACTGTTGATAACAAATGATACGTATAAAATTTCATGTTTGATTTTTTAAAAATAATCAAACTATGAATTGTACTTACTTCACATGCAAAACTTCTGGAACTAAAAGACCAAAACGACTAACAAAATCAGTGAAACACTTGTTGGTAGGGTATCCAGCACAACTGATACGAATTGCTTCTAGAACCCCCTGCATAAGGAGTTAAAGACAGTTTGAATATGAATTTTAAGATATTAATATTGAACTTCAAATTCCTCTAAGTGAACTATACTTACCCCACAACGTAACTGATGAATAATGTTGACATTCTCAAAAACGGCAGGTTTGAGAAGATTATTTGGCTTCACACATCTAATATAGTGTGGTTGTGTGGAGTTCAAAGTCTCCATCAACTGTTGAAGTTGTAGCTGCATTGATTAAGAAAGAAATGGATTCTAATTCACACATTAAAGATGTTAAACTATTAAGTGCtcgatatttaaataaaatatttaaaaatttctCAAGCCTCCTTCCTCCTTGGTTTTTTAGTTTGATTTTATATCACTTCAAGAAGCAAACTATCATATCTTAGTTTGTTACTTTCATATTGTTTCTCAATTTTTCTTTGTAAATTTAAGCCTCAATTGGCTTTGAGGAATATAGAGTACTTACTTTAAAGCGGGACCCAATTGATGAAAACTTGGATGACTTGGTTGCATCCTCCCGTGGTGGAGGAAAAAGCCCTGCTACAAAAGAGCACTTGGATGTACTCAACAGATCTTGATGTTCAGGAAcaatataatctttatttttatctaGGAATTGATCACACTGATAATGTACCTGAATATTGATACAAAATCACATGCTTTAAGCCTGGATAATAACAGCATTTTTGGCGAAGAGATAATCTAAATTTTCATTACCTCTCCAGCATAATGAGCAATGATGAAATCAGAGTGTGCCAATTTTGGTTTGATAAATCGTCGATGCGTTTTAAATGTCTGATAAAGCTTCTGTGAGAATGTATCAGGAGTCGATTTGGGAAACATGCTGGAAAAAAAATTAGTCATTCATCAACTATGAGAAACTTGACATGCagatatatattatcatataatgtGTGCACTAAAAAAGACATGACTTCAAAACACACACATGTGCATACAAAAGTAATATCAACTATGTATGCCTAAAAAACACTCCTGAATGTTGatgcaaaaaaaataataatatataaacgcaTAGATGTGCACATGGATGTTTCTACGTGTGTGAATGTCGTAGTGTTGCTTACCAGGCTTCATCAAGTAGAGCAATGATCCCACCGGGTTTCTGCATATAGAATAAAAACATCGAATGCATCATCTCTACAGAAAAACTTATATTCTACATATGCATTAATAAAATTAGATCCACACGAAAAGGCTCGTATTCATTCCGTGGACGTTAATTGTGGCTAAAAGTATCATTAAAATTCTCTCTTTAAACACTACATTAAGTCAAAGAATTCATATAACATAATTTATGATTAAAACCTTTTCAATAAGATCTAGGATGTCCTTGTTATCTACAAACTCTATGTAACTCCAGTCAATTTCATCTTTTGTGTACATATCTTGCTGCATCCTGAAGACATGCTGTTAAAAGAAAACAGGTAGAGAATCAAGTACATGTTCATAAACAGGATACCAACTTTATTGAAAAACATGCCATAAGTCAAACCTGATTAAAGTGTTGTTGCAGCTTCTCATTAGTGAAATTAATACAAAACTGTTCAAAACTGCACAATTGGCAGAACTAAGATTTCATCACAAGCTAGGACACAAATATATGTATGATTATTCCAGATCTAATTACCTATTGGTTTTAAAGCTCTCAAAACCATATATGTCAAGAACTCCAATCAGAGAATTTGACTTTGGATCTTGCCCAATTGACACGTTAATTTTATCCACCAACCTGTAAAGATTAAGTAATCAAGCAAGTCGTTTGAATACAACCCCATTGAACAATAAACAATTTTTCTCATACTTGCAAGTGTGATTTATCAGATCAATGGAATATTGAAATTACCAGTCAAACAAGCGAGAATATAACGTCTTAGCCAAACCGTCCCTGCTAAAAGTTGCCCCCTCAGGATCAAGGCTTCTTTTAATAACTTCTTCTGGAGTAACCATAATACGCTTCAGTAGTGCATTTTCCAGTGAATTAATATCACACCTGAAAATGTATAATGCAATTTAAAATAGCTTCATACAGATATATACACACTATAACACACATGCACAGGCGAATGAATAAAGAAAAAGGCATATCAATACTATAAACAGAAACAAATAAGCATACTAAAGCTATACACACATTAGTAGCTCTGCTGTCATCTGAAGGTGAAATTTGGATTTTTCGTCTTTTAGTATTGACGTATCAATCTCTTCCCCTTTGGCAAACTCAATATTACCAAGATGGAGTATAGAAGCCACGATTCGGAAAATAGCATCCTGGGAAACAGCTATGTTATTGCCAGCTTATTACACAAGAAATCAATATGACtaccaaggttgcaaaaatcgctactcgggAGTAGCGGGTCaggactttttagggagtacttggcaactcggggagtactcggatgttgaccagtttgactttgaccgaattCGACCGATTTTCCGAGTAATCACAAGTTTTGACAGAGTTTTGGCCGAGTTTTGACCCattttccgagtaatcccgagttttaaCCGAGTATTAGCCGAGTAATTCCGAGTCCTGCAAAACTGATTGACAACCATATCAGTTTAAATATGTTATAACCTGTTCCTTTTTGCTTATTCCAACAATATCCATGGCTCTTCTAGTAGCAAGATAATCATGGGCATCATCTACACCAACGAGCTTATAGCAATTTGATTGGTTGAGATAGTGAAACGATTTGGGATCTCCCAACTTATATTTCTTGATTTCCTTAACATTTATGGAACGAGTCAACAGTCTTGAAGTAACTATTTAGAGTATTGGTTATAAAATGCATAGTGAAAAAAGTGTACCTCTGAAGGTGCTGCACAAAGGAGATAGAAACAGTGATAGTTTCGTTCGGGATCTGAGATTTGGCAAACACGGGATCTTTCTAGAAGGTATGTTCTGATGGCAGCTCCAGATATTCTTCCTTGTTTATCAAACTGAATCTCAACGAATTTTCCAAAACGACTGCAGCAAGAGAGAACAGATGCATAAGAAAACATTTCAGCCAATGCAATAAGTATCACACTAGTACCAAGTTTGTAGTAGCATAACTTAAATAGTTCTGCACCTGGAATTGTTGTTTCTAACAGTTTTTGCATTGCCAAATGCTTCCAGAACTGGATTTGACTGCATTCACAACATTTAATCATAAGAATTGGCTAAGTTAGCCTGGCAaagtggaaaaaaaaaaaaaaaaaaaaaaaaaaaaaaaaaaaaaaaaaaaaaaaactgattaacTAAGAATCTATACGTATTTAGCGAGAAGAAGTTGCATGTGAAAGTGTATTTTCTATTTGTAGTGAAATCTGATACTAGATTCAATGCAGTATTGCTTCATTAAAATCAGACTGATATACTAATATACTATTCAAATTAAACAAAATTGAAGTTATTGTGCCATCTTACTTCCAAAACTTGCTGTTCAACTGTTCGTCCTTCAGTGCCTTTATGATGACCACCAACATATGCAAGATATCGCATAAGCATTTTCGTAGTCTCTGTCTTACCCGCACCACTTTCACCACTGACCAAGATTGAATTGCTTTTTCCTCCATTAACCATTTCTCTGATTCATTTCAACTAAGCGTTTCAAATCGATTCGTTAGATAATCTGTAAGTTTTACAAGAATAATACATTACCTGAAAGCAATATCTGCAATTGCAAATACATGAGGACTTAAAGTCCCAAACTGTGCTCCTTTGTACTTTTGCATCATGTGATCATCATACAAGTGAGGCAAACTTTGAAATGGGTTAACGGCTATGAGGATATTGCCTGTATAAGTCTGCCACAATATCAGAGTATGATATAACAGTCCACGTTTTCTCTCACCACGCTGAATAACAGTAAAATACAAAAGGTGAAACTGAAGATTAATATTTTCTTACATAGATTTTATCTCTTTGATATCTGATAGATAGGTTATGCAAAACTCCAGGCTCGTGCAAATAAGAAAGCTTCGTCATGTCATCAACTCCACCATCAGGATAGTCCATCTCTTTGGGGTATACTTTTGATAGTTTCTTGACAACCTAAAGACAGTAAATAGTAGAGTGTAAAAGGAGTAAACTTTTTTGCAGTCTCTGTTACCAAATTTATTTACCGAATTAACTTACTTTCTTCCCATCAGTAGTTCGGATTTCAGCTTCTGTTCCATCTATTTTTAAGACTTCCCCGTCAATCCAAGCTACTGATGGGTTTTCCACCCATACTTGAGAGCCTACGGTGATTTTTTCCGTAGTCTCCTGCAAATTAATTCAGACTTTCATGAATATAAAAAAAGGGCAACACAAAAATATGCAACACGAAGAATAATAAAAGGAAATGCAACCACGATTATGAGCATTCTAATAATGACACATAAGCACCTTTCTTAACGAATTCAGCATACTTTCTAATTGACCCACTACTGAATTTGACATATAACAGCATGTATCTAAAACAGCAGTGGCAATAACAAAACAGAAACGAAGAGGAAAAAACATAAGAAAAAGGGAAAAAAATATGAAAAAGTATAAATGGTTTTTCACAAGATCATACGTCAAAAATAACAGAAAAGTAGTGGAAAACTAATTTGGTCTTTAACTTATAAAGAACGATAAAACAAAGTCTTAAACTTATTGTTTGTGTAGCATTATACGGAATCACAATAATTTCTACAATCACGGTTTCTCTTACATATGAAGAGCACATTTGAAAGCTCTCTCTAAGCTTATACTCAAACTACAAAACAGATATAACTACTTAATGAAGCGGTGTATCTTTTTCTGTAAACAAAAACTTCATACTTGCAAAGCATCTTATACTCTTT
This genomic stretch from Rutidosis leptorrhynchoides isolate AG116_Rl617_1_P2 chromosome 11, CSIRO_AGI_Rlap_v1, whole genome shotgun sequence harbors:
- the LOC139874609 gene encoding myosin-9; the encoded protein is MDYPDGGVDDMTKLSYLHEPGVLHNLSIRYQRDKIYTYTGNILIAVNPFQSLPHLYDDHMMQKYKGAQFGTLSPHVFAIADIAFREMVNGGKSNSILVSGESGAGKTETTKMLMRYLAYVGGHHKGTEGRTVEQQVLESNPVLEAFGNAKTVRNNNSSRFGKFVEIQFDKQGRISGAAIRTYLLERSRVCQISDPERNYHCFYLLCAAPSEEIKKYKLGDPKSFHYLNQSNCYKLVGVDDAHDYLATRRAMDIVGISKKEQDAIFRIVASILHLGNIEFAKGEEIDTSILKDEKSKFHLQMTAELLMCDINSLENALLKRIMVTPEEVIKRSLDPEGATFSRDGLAKTLYSRLFDWLVDKINVSIGQDPKSNSLIGVLDIYGFESFKTNSFEQFCINFTNEKLQQHFNQHVFRMQQDMYTKDEIDWSYIEFVDNKDILDLIEKKPGGIIALLDEACMFPKSTPDTFSQKLYQTFKTHRRFIKPKLAHSDFIIAHYAGEVHYQCDQFLDKNKDYIVPEHQDLLSTSKCSFVAGLFPPPREDATKSSKFSSIGSRFKLQLQQLMETLNSTQPHYIRCVKPNNLLKPAVFENVNIIHQLRCGGVLEAIRISCAGYPTNKCFTDFVSRFGLLVPEVLHVNYDRKDACRKILDKAGIRGYQIGKTKVFLRAGHMAALDARRAERITNAVIVIQRMTRSFSIRKRFLAMANLAVALQTLCRGKLAAKIYEDMRKKAVSTKIQTNFRRYTIRSSYTRLQHAVVLIQAGMRAMAARYEFRYRRRHKAATKLEAKWRGHREYKRYKKLSKATVTTQCGWRGRIARRELRRLKMAARDTGALLKAKEDLEKQVRELKQRLEQQMHLKTELEEALRAKEDEIASKASTSDMEKIDSLTEEVGNLTALLESERQRADESERKYAVAQETIKAMKLEETERMALLESERQRADKFEKKYAEAMETIENKHLKLEGTEKRTELEDGVIVKERAHPMEVSDEHLKTELEDMSLASKERESAMEVPDEASSVTELEDGLASDEASCNGKKVPVFLETEKMENLVTEVKNLKALLESERQRADEFERKFTEALKTVESMRVKLEETERKVLQLQEADRRSELNEAVLAKERDSAMEASDKDLAVVKDASLSEDTANIGILNAEVKNLKDLVESERRRADECEKMYDEALEAIKLLRLKLEETERKTELEDRLHEKEREYPLQASDETLSTEKFENLTTEVENLKVLLESEKQRADECQRKYTEALESSEIKQKKLEETEKRVLQLQDALNRMTYSMSDQFSELKSMLSASSSSSVTSGFIISDSFGDATSTSSDITSIDSDFTLAAPNSTP